The following are encoded in a window of Chloroflexota bacterium genomic DNA:
- a CDS encoding protein kinase, whose protein sequence is MADLSGKRLGQYLILEQVGKGGMATVYKAEQTSLDRIVAVKVLPVYFQHDETFRDRFVQEARAVARMNHPHILPVYDFGETEEATYIVMEYVAGGTLQSKMGVPLPLDFCVKIIEQLGSALDYAHSRGIVHRDIKPSNVMMRDEDTTLLADFGLAKMTESANQLTRSGVGVGTPEYMSPEQGQGAKVDWRTDLYSLGVVLYEMLTGHIPYEAETPLAVVIKHISEPLPHARSLNPSLPPAIDDVILKALAKSPEERFQKGSEMAQALRRVAEGGSAAVFTVPSQQAIDSGMRATPPTGMAEPFAGAPTVTNIAAPTVEMQPLSAQPTMASFAPPAAGAPPAGGTIAPAAAGAGRKPPIALIAGAAVLILLAAIGGFIVANGGAKPAPTPTSVPVVIAPTDTPTSAPSATPTTAPSATNSATPTSAPTATGTPTATSVPPSATAVPATNTPVPPTNTPRPPTNTPLPPTDTPVPGPKLDGQIALPVCPENGPCTDRNQNVLRVVLSTGAKSVLMRGATDPSFAPDGKRILFKSVAGSDAGRGEGLYYFDLTNGREARVDSATDDFYPTFTSGGRVVFQSRRISGQNSLFILTKLDGDGGVAPCGSTDAPVSVGCEPLRRLQDARFPAVRGDGLIAYFGCPTGCGIWITDEDGYPPNRPPAGRQITRGGSDNAPAWSPDGQRLAYHSRETSPTAQIFTVGAGGGPVKQMTTEGCQHVAPTWSLDGQWIAYVSDCGGGWAVWAVNASTPGQVQKLFDLPTAIFDPLNRRMTWAPMP, encoded by the coding sequence ATGGCTGATCTAAGTGGAAAGCGACTAGGCCAGTATCTCATCCTGGAACAAGTCGGCAAGGGCGGCATGGCCACGGTGTACAAGGCCGAGCAGACCTCGCTGGACCGCATCGTCGCCGTCAAAGTGCTGCCGGTCTACTTCCAGCACGACGAGACGTTTCGCGACCGGTTTGTCCAGGAAGCGCGCGCCGTCGCGCGCATGAATCACCCGCACATCCTGCCGGTGTACGACTTCGGCGAGACCGAAGAGGCCACCTACATCGTCATGGAGTACGTCGCGGGCGGCACGCTGCAGAGCAAGATGGGCGTGCCGCTGCCGCTCGACTTTTGCGTGAAGATCATCGAGCAGCTCGGCAGCGCGCTCGACTATGCGCACTCGCGCGGCATCGTCCATCGCGACATCAAGCCGAGCAACGTGATGATGCGCGACGAGGACACGACGCTGTTGGCCGACTTCGGCCTGGCGAAGATGACCGAGTCGGCCAACCAGTTGACGCGCTCCGGCGTCGGCGTCGGCACGCCGGAATACATGTCGCCCGAGCAGGGCCAGGGCGCCAAAGTGGACTGGCGCACCGACCTCTACTCGCTCGGCGTCGTGCTGTACGAGATGCTCACCGGGCATATCCCGTACGAGGCCGAGACGCCGCTGGCGGTCGTCATCAAGCACATCAGCGAGCCGCTGCCGCATGCGCGTTCGCTGAACCCGAGCCTGCCCCCGGCGATCGACGATGTGATCCTCAAAGCGCTGGCGAAAAGCCCCGAAGAGCGCTTCCAGAAAGGCTCGGAGATGGCGCAGGCGCTGCGGCGCGTGGCCGAAGGCGGATCGGCGGCCGTGTTCACGGTTCCAAGCCAGCAGGCGATCGATTCGGGCATGCGCGCCACGCCGCCGACCGGCATGGCCGAACCGTTTGCCGGCGCGCCGACGGTGACCAACATTGCGGCGCCGACGGTCGAGATGCAGCCGCTGTCGGCGCAGCCGACGATGGCGTCGTTCGCGCCACCCGCGGCCGGCGCGCCGCCGGCCGGCGGGACAATCGCGCCCGCGGCAGCCGGCGCCGGGCGCAAGCCGCCCATAGCACTCATCGCCGGCGCGGCTGTGCTGATATTGCTGGCCGCGATCGGCGGGTTCATTGTGGCCAATGGCGGCGCCAAACCGGCGCCCACGCCGACGAGCGTGCCGGTGGTCATTGCGCCGACCGATACGCCGACCAGCGCGCCATCCGCCACACCGACGACCGCGCCGTCGGCGACGAACAGTGCAACGCCGACGAGCGCGCCCACGGCCACCGGCACGCCGACGGCGACAAGCGTACCGCCATCGGCCACCGCGGTGCCCGCGACGAACACGCCGGTGCCGCCGACCAACACGCCGCGCCCGCCCACCAATACGCCGCTACCGCCGACCGACACGCCCGTGCCCGGACCGAAGCTTGACGGTCAGATCGCGCTGCCGGTCTGCCCTGAAAACGGGCCGTGTACCGATCGTAACCAGAATGTGCTGCGCGTTGTGCTGTCCACCGGCGCAAAATCGGTTCTCATGCGCGGCGCCACCGACCCGTCGTTTGCGCCGGACGGCAAGCGCATCCTTTTCAAGTCCGTTGCCGGGTCGGATGCCGGTCGCGGCGAAGGGCTTTATTACTTCGATCTAACAAACGGCCGCGAGGCGCGTGTCGACAGCGCGACTGACGATTTCTACCCGACATTCACAAGCGGCGGGCGCGTCGTGTTCCAGTCGCGGCGTATTTCGGGCCAGAACAGCCTGTTCATCCTGACCAAATTAGACGGCGACGGCGGCGTTGCGCCGTGCGGCTCGACCGATGCGCCGGTATCCGTTGGCTGCGAACCGCTGCGCCGGCTGCAGGATGCGCGCTTCCCGGCGGTGCGCGGCGACGGTCTGATCGCCTACTTTGGCTGCCCGACCGGCTGCGGCATCTGGATCACCGATGAAGATGGTTACCCGCCCAACCGTCCGCCAGCCGGGCGCCAGATCACTCGCGGCGGCAGCGACAACGCCCCCGCGTGGTCGCCCGACGGCCAGCGACTGGCGTACCATTCGCGCGAAACCAGCCCGACGGCGCAGATCTTCACGGTCGGCGCAGGCGGCGGCCCGGTCAAGCAGATGACCACCGAAGGCTGCCAGCATGTGGCACCCACTTGGTCGCTCGACGGACAGTGGATCGCCTATGTTTCGGACTGCGGCGGCGGATGGGCAGTCTGGGCGGTCAACGCCTCGACGCCCGGCCAGGTGCAGAAGCTGTTCGATCTGCCGACGGCGATCTTCGATCCGCTCAACCGGCGCATGACCTGGGCGCCGATGCCGTAG
- the recR gene encoding recombination protein RecR — protein sequence MHAVSSVPASVTRLIDELNRLPGIGPKTASRLTYYLLRQPDEQVQALAQALAELKAHTTVCQTCFNIAERSPCVICSDEARDRSLICVVEEPLDVLAIERTREFKGLYHVLNGAINPIEGILPEDLKIAELVQRVRPGGVREVILATNPNLEGESTAAFIQRQIVGKVGRITRIARGLPIGGDLEYADEVTLMRAIEGRRDM from the coding sequence ATGCACGCCGTGAGCAGCGTTCCCGCATCCGTCACGCGGCTGATCGACGAGCTGAACCGGCTGCCCGGCATCGGTCCGAAGACCGCTTCGCGGCTGACGTACTACCTGCTGCGCCAGCCCGACGAGCAGGTGCAGGCACTGGCGCAGGCGCTCGCCGAACTCAAGGCGCACACCACGGTCTGCCAGACCTGCTTCAACATCGCCGAGCGCTCGCCGTGCGTGATCTGCTCCGACGAGGCGCGCGACCGTAGCCTGATCTGCGTCGTCGAGGAGCCGCTGGACGTGCTGGCGATCGAGCGCACGCGGGAGTTCAAGGGGCTGTATCACGTCCTGAACGGCGCGATCAACCCGATCGAAGGCATCCTGCCCGAGGATCTGAAGATCGCCGAGTTGGTGCAGCGGGTGCGGCCGGGCGGCGTGCGCGAGGTGATCCTCGCCACCAACCCGAACCTGGAGGGGGAGTCTACGGCCGCATTCATTCAGCGACAGATTGTCGGCAAGGTCGGGCGCATCACGCGCATCGCGCGCGGCTTGCCGATCGGCGGCGACCTCGAATACGCCGACGAAGTCACGCTCATGCGGGCCATCGAGGGGCGCCGCGACATGTAG
- a CDS encoding YbaB/EbfC family nucleoid-associated protein, producing MVRKIRGPAPARGGGSGGGFGGAGGGNPNAMLGQLQAMQQQMLEVQEALGNEIVEASAGGGAVAVVMTGHQALKSIAINPEVVNAEDVELLQDMIIAAVNEAVEKSRKLAEERMGPLSGGLGGLGLG from the coding sequence ATGGTACGCAAGATTCGTGGCCCCGCGCCCGCGCGCGGCGGCGGCAGTGGCGGCGGGTTTGGCGGCGCGGGCGGCGGCAACCCCAATGCGATGCTCGGCCAGTTGCAGGCGATGCAGCAGCAGATGCTGGAAGTGCAGGAGGCGCTGGGCAATGAGATCGTCGAAGCCAGCGCGGGCGGCGGCGCCGTAGCGGTCGTGATGACCGGGCATCAGGCGCTCAAGTCGATCGCCATCAACCCCGAGGTCGTGAACGCCGAGGACGTCGAACTGCTGCAAGACATGATCATCGCGGCCGTCAACGAAGCGGTCGAGAAGTCGCGCAAGCTGGCCGAAGAGCGCATGGGCCCGCTGAGCGGCGGCCTGGGCGGACTGGGACTGGGGTAG
- the dnaX gene encoding DNA polymerase III subunit gamma/tau, producing the protein MPPVSLYRKWRPRTFQDVVAQDHITTTLQNAIRLGRIAHAYLFTGPRGTGKTTTARIFAKAINCTHPDEAARPCNACEICVSVNEGRDIDLIEIDAASNNGVDNVRELRERVGFLPSQSRYKIYIIDEVHMLSNAAFNALLKTLEEPPAHAIFVLATTEVDKLPATVLSRCQRFDFRLFPFKQLRDQLAHIAEAEGAQIEPGALDLFARQAGGCMRDGISLLDQMIAYGDGHVTLQQAQAILGSVAVQAVGRLMQAIITRDVPAGLMLINDTVGSGADPRQFVREILEYQRGLLLLRGGIDGALLNLPTEQLAEMKAQAQTLPTAELLAVIRQFTLAVNALRNAPQPQLPLEVAFVESALRDGSPERAPAQAVESAPPPAPVETRRSSVAPPAAAPRPATAPRVAEATRPVESAPAKPPARPADSAPTPPRSVSTPEPAAAAPDPVAAAGALSAASVQEQWNATLAVIKAKSKNLEAIVKAGHVQSVEGETIVLGFPYDFHKQKAEELKNRQMIEEAFSETLKQPLRVRCEIGKAVERKTVPLRPKDTRQKAMEDPLVKEVVQRYNARIAEVDDSAGEQ; encoded by the coding sequence ATGCCACCCGTCAGCCTATACCGCAAATGGCGTCCGCGCACGTTCCAGGACGTCGTCGCACAGGATCACATCACGACGACCCTGCAAAATGCGATTCGCCTTGGCCGCATCGCGCACGCCTACCTGTTCACCGGGCCGCGCGGCACGGGCAAGACGACCACGGCGCGCATCTTCGCCAAGGCGATCAACTGCACGCACCCCGACGAGGCGGCGCGGCCGTGCAACGCCTGCGAAATCTGCGTGAGCGTCAATGAGGGGCGCGACATCGACCTGATCGAGATCGATGCGGCGTCCAACAACGGCGTGGACAACGTGCGCGAGCTGCGCGAGCGGGTCGGTTTCCTGCCGAGCCAGAGCCGCTACAAGATCTATATCATTGACGAAGTGCACATGCTCTCCAATGCGGCATTCAATGCGCTGTTGAAGACATTGGAGGAGCCGCCGGCGCACGCCATCTTCGTCCTCGCCACGACCGAGGTGGACAAGCTGCCCGCCACGGTCCTCTCGCGCTGCCAGCGCTTCGACTTTCGCCTCTTCCCATTCAAGCAATTGCGCGACCAGTTGGCGCACATCGCTGAAGCGGAGGGCGCGCAGATCGAGCCGGGCGCGCTCGACCTGTTCGCGCGGCAGGCGGGCGGCTGCATGCGCGACGGCATCTCCCTGCTCGACCAGATGATCGCCTACGGCGACGGGCACGTGACGCTGCAGCAGGCGCAGGCCATCCTCGGCTCGGTCGCGGTGCAGGCGGTCGGGCGGCTCATGCAGGCGATCATCACACGCGACGTGCCGGCCGGGCTCATGCTTATCAACGACACGGTGGGCAGCGGCGCCGACCCGCGCCAGTTCGTGCGCGAGATCCTGGAATACCAGCGCGGCCTGCTGTTGCTGCGCGGCGGCATCGACGGCGCGCTGCTCAACCTGCCGACCGAGCAACTGGCCGAGATGAAGGCGCAGGCGCAGACGCTGCCGACGGCCGAACTGCTGGCGGTGATCAGACAGTTCACGCTGGCCGTCAACGCGCTGCGCAACGCGCCGCAGCCGCAGTTGCCGCTCGAAGTAGCGTTCGTCGAATCGGCGCTGCGTGATGGCAGCCCCGAACGGGCGCCCGCGCAGGCGGTCGAAAGTGCGCCGCCACCCGCGCCCGTTGAAACGCGCCGGTCGTCTGTCGCGCCGCCGGCCGCCGCGCCGCGCCCGGCGACTGCGCCGCGCGTGGCCGAAGCAACGCGCCCGGTGGAAAGCGCCCCGGCGAAGCCGCCCGCGCGCCCGGCCGACAGCGCACCAACCCCGCCGCGCTCCGTTTCAACGCCGGAGCCGGCCGCCGCCGCGCCCGACCCCGTGGCCGCAGCGGGCGCATTGAGCGCGGCGAGCGTGCAGGAACAATGGAACGCCACGCTGGCGGTGATCAAAGCCAAGAGCAAGAACCTCGAAGCGATCGTCAAGGCCGGCCACGTGCAGTCGGTCGAGGGCGAGACGATTGTGCTGGGCTTCCCGTACGATTTTCACAAGCAAAAGGCCGAAGAACTGAAGAACAGGCAGATGATTGAAGAGGCGTTCAGCGAGACGCTCAAGCAGCCGCTGCGCGTGCGCTGCGAAATCGGCAAGGCCGTCGAGCGCAAAACGGTTCCGCTGCGCCCCAAAGACACCAGGCAGAAAGCGATGGAAGACCCGTTGGTCAAAGAGGTCGTCCAACGCTATAATGCGCGCATCGCCGAGGTCGACGATTCGGCCGGCGAGCAGTAA
- a CDS encoding EamA family transporter: MNSAAPAKPVIRFSSVDLWVIFLVTVWGVNYVLLKRATGEMGALGFNGLRFTLGTLIMIAVWWVMEPRSRIRRQDLLKLVALGVVGNTGYQLFFIFAIRYSTASNVALMVATGPIWIALLSWALRLDRLTPRAWLGIVLSFAGLFTIISADGNIDFGGDKLTGDLLAVGGAIAWAIYTVLSRPLLARYSSITYTTWTMAAGAPVVLLAGVPELTQTNFAAISWATWGTLVFSATLAISLGYVIWNAGVHRIGQARTATYGNLAPIIALAVSALMLAEPVPLLKLIGAAVVLAGVTLTRRG, from the coding sequence ATGAACTCCGCTGCACCCGCCAAACCGGTGATCCGGTTCTCGTCGGTTGACCTGTGGGTCATTTTTCTGGTGACGGTCTGGGGCGTGAACTACGTCCTGCTCAAGCGCGCCACCGGCGAGATGGGCGCGCTCGGCTTCAACGGGCTGCGCTTCACGCTCGGCACGCTGATCATGATCGCCGTCTGGTGGGTGATGGAGCCGCGCTCGCGCATCCGGCGCCAGGACCTGCTCAAGCTAGTCGCGCTCGGCGTCGTCGGCAACACCGGCTATCAGTTGTTCTTCATCTTCGCCATCCGCTACTCGACCGCGAGCAACGTCGCGCTGATGGTAGCAACCGGCCCGATCTGGATCGCCCTGCTGTCGTGGGCGTTGCGACTGGACCGGCTGACGCCGCGCGCGTGGCTCGGCATCGTGCTGTCGTTCGCCGGGTTGTTCACCATCATCAGCGCGGATGGCAATATTGATTTCGGCGGCGACAAGCTGACCGGCGACCTGCTGGCCGTCGGCGGCGCCATCGCCTGGGCGATCTACACCGTGCTGTCGCGCCCGCTGCTCGCGCGCTATTCGTCCATCACGTACACGACGTGGACAATGGCCGCCGGCGCGCCGGTAGTGCTGCTGGCGGGCGTGCCGGAACTGACGCAGACGAACTTCGCCGCCATCTCCTGGGCGACGTGGGGCACGCTCGTCTTTTCGGCCACGCTGGCGATCTCGCTCGGCTACGTGATCTGGAACGCCGGCGTGCACCGCATCGGCCAGGCGCGCACGGCGACCTACGGCAACCTGGCGCCGATCATCGCGCTGGCCGTCAGCGCGCTGATGCTGGCCGAGCCGGTGCCGCTGTTGAAGCTCATCGGCGCCGCGGTGGTGCTGGCCGGCGTCACGCTCACGCGCCGGGGTTGA
- a CDS encoding alpha/beta fold hydrolase, whose amino-acid sequence MGVACRWMPLWLLVMCLLSACAATARVPPQTPYPPRAVREIVLRAPDGTRLVSTLYAPARIPAPAVLLLHVADGSRHDWEPFAARLREAGVAALALDLRGHGASGGQRDWERMTGDAATAYAFLRREPSIDPARIVLAGGSLGANIALALGAAEPSAHAVAMVSPGLNLYNYLAYKDVQGYGARPLFMICSEGDAFAVETQRQLAALATGPARALVRPGAAHGTALLADHDAAEALMTWIGEMVR is encoded by the coding sequence ATGGGCGTGGCTTGCCGCTGGATGCCCCTGTGGCTGTTGGTTATGTGCCTGCTATCGGCGTGCGCCGCCACGGCGCGCGTTCCACCGCAGACCCCGTATCCGCCGCGTGCCGTGCGCGAAATCGTTCTGCGCGCGCCCGACGGCACGCGGCTCGTCTCCACGCTGTACGCACCGGCGCGCATACCGGCGCCCGCCGTGCTCCTGCTGCACGTAGCCGATGGCTCGCGTCACGACTGGGAGCCGTTCGCCGCGCGACTGCGCGAGGCCGGCGTTGCCGCGTTGGCGCTCGACCTGCGCGGGCACGGCGCCAGCGGCGGCCAGCGCGATTGGGAGCGCATGACCGGCGACGCGGCGACCGCCTACGCCTTCCTGCGCCGCGAGCCGTCTATCGACCCGGCCCGGATCGTGCTGGCGGGCGGCAGCCTGGGCGCCAATATCGCGCTGGCGCTCGGCGCGGCTGAACCGTCGGCCCATGCGGTGGCGATGGTCTCGCCCGGTCTGAACCTCTACAATTATTTGGCATACAAGGACGTGCAGGGCTACGGCGCGCGGCCGCTGTTCATGATCTGCTCGGAAGGCGATGCCTTTGCGGTTGAGACGCAGCGCCAGCTTGCGGCATTGGCCACCGGCCCGGCGCGCGCACTGGTGCGGCCGGGCGCCGCGCACGGCACCGCGTTGCTCGCGGACCATGATGCGGCGGAAGCGTTGATGACGTGGATTGGGGAGATGGTGCGGTAG